The Methyloceanibacter sp. wino2 nucleotide sequence TATCTGAGCTACGAAACGGCGGACTATGCGGACAATCCGCTCGTCGACGAGCGGCTGCGCGAGGGCCTCACCATGGAGTACTTCTTCAACCCGAACATGTCCGTGTACACCCAATATGAGCATACGGACTTCATGTCGACGGATCGTTTCAACGAATATGCCGAAAACGAGATCCGCGTCGGCCTCCGTATCCGCAACTAGGCGGTCGCGGACGCGCCCCGTCGATCTGCGTTGGCGATCAGAGCAGCTTCTTGATCTCGACAACGACATCGTCACGCAAGTCGGGCCGTTCGAGCGCGTAGGCGACATTGGCCGCGAGGAAGCCGGACTTCGATCCGCAATCGAAGGCGCGGCCTTCATATTCGACCGCATAGAAGGGCTGCGTGGTCAGGAGCTTCAGCATGGAATCCGTAAGCTGGATCTCGCCGCCCGAGCCGGCCCCCTGTTCGGACAAGAGATCGAAGATTTCGGGCTGCAGGATGTAGCGGCCGAGGATGGTTAGATTGGAGGGCGCGGTGCCGGGCGCGGGCTTCTCGACCATGCCAGTGACGGGAAAGACATTTCCTTCCGCATCGCCTGTCGCGACCACGCCGTAGTTCTTCGTTTGGTCATCGGGGACAGGTTCGACCGCGAGAATATTGCCGCCATGCTTGTTGTAGACGTCGAGCATCTGCGCAAGGCATCCCTTGCCCGGCGCCTGCACCAGAACGTCCGGCAGGATCACGGCGAAGGGCTCGTGGCCGACGATCTCACGGGCGCACCAGACCGCGTGGCCCAGTCCCAAGGGCGCCTGCTGGCGGACGAAGCTCGCCTCGCCGGCGTCGGGCAGGCAATCGGCGAGGATCTCGAGCGCTTCGGTCTTGCCGCGCGCGGCTAGCGTCTCCTCGAGTTCCGGCTGTCGGTCGAAATGGTCTTCGATGGCGCCCTTGTTGCGTCCGGTGACGAAGATCAAATGCTCGATGCCGGCTTCGCGCGCCTCGTCTACAACGTGTTGGATCAACGGCCGATCCACCACGGTGAGCATTTCTTTGGGCATTGCTTTGGTAGCGGGTAGAAATCGTGTGCCGAGTCCTGCGACGGGAAATACGGCTTTGCGAATGCGGGCAGGCATCAAATCCTCTCTCAGAGCTGCGGGCTGGGCCCGGAGGCGAAACGGGCACAGGGATAACGAGCCAGACAGACCAAACGATGGCGTTTAGCAGTCTCTAAACCACCTCTGCGATAGCACAAATACAGCGCTTGACGTGCGGATTTTCGGGAAACGATCCAATGAGTGTACTTGTCACGGGTGGGGCCGGTTATATCGGCAGCCATATGGTCTTGGAGCTGTTGGCCGCCGGCAACGACGTCATCGTTCTCGACGATCTGTCGACGGGATTCCGATCTGCCGTGCCGGAAGCAGCCCGGTTCGTGGAGGGCAATGTCGGCGACATGGAGCTGGTCGGACAGCTTCTGCGCGATTACCCCATCGACACGATCATGCATTTCGCCGCGTGGGTCGTTGTGCCGGACTCGGTCGTCGATCCGTTGGGCTATTACGGCAACAACACCTCTAATTCCCGAAATCTGTTGGCGTGCGCGGTTGATGCCGGTGTGCCGCATTTCGTCTTTTCGTCCTCGGCAGCCGTTTACGGTGAACCCGAGCACTCGCCGGTCGACGAGGATGCACCGCTGCACCCCATTTCGCCGTACGGCAGCTCGAAGCTCATGACGGAGACAATGCTCGCCGACACGGCGCGGGCGCATCCGCTGCGTTACGTGGCCTTGCGGTACTTCAACGTGGCCGGGGCGGATCCTCAATGCAGGATCGGACAATCCACGCCTCGGGCCACGCATCTCATCAAGGTCGCGTGCGAGGCGGCGATGGGAGTCCGGCCTAAGATCGACGTGTACGGAACGGATTATCCGACTCCGGATGGAACATGCGTGCGCGACTACATCCACGTCAGTGATTTGGTTCGGGCACATCTCGACGCTCTGCGTTACCTGCGGGCCGGCGGCGAGAGTGTGGTCCTGAATTGTGGCTACGGCCGGGGCTTCTCGGTCCTGGACGTCGTGGAGACCGTCAAACGGCTTTCGGGCGTCGACTTTCCTGTCCAAATGGCCGATCGCCGTCCCGGTGACCCGCCCGCGCTCGTCGCAGGCGCAGACCGCATCCACAAGGTGCTCGGCTGGGAACCGCAGCTCAACGATCTCGATGCCATCGTCGGTCATGCCCTTGCCTGGGAACGGCATCTCAAGGACCAGGGCGGACCGGCCTAGCGTCCGTTCTGGCAGCGCGATGTCCATCACGCCTTTTCAAGGTCATAGAGGCCCGCCACACTCTGCGTCGGGATTCGTTTGGAAGCTTGAAGGATCGTCTATGGCGGCCGCACAGCTCACTCGGACGTGCTTGGCGTTCGCATTGTTGTTCGCACTCGCGCTCACTTCACGGCCCGGAGCCGGCGTTGCCGACCCCGCGTCCGACTACAAGCGGGCAGTCGAAACCAGTTTCGCGCAGTGGCTCGAAGGCTTGTGGCCGGAGGCGGAAGCTGCCGGCGTTTCGCGCGCGACCTTCGATAAGCAGCTTAAAGGGCTCAAGCTCGATTGGTCGCTGCCGCAACTGACGCCGCCCGACCCCGCCTATCCCGGCGGCCCGGCCTTGCCCGCCTCCATGAAGCCGAAGCCCAAGCCGCAGGCCGAGTTCGGCGTGCCCCAGAACTATTTCAAAGCCAGCAGCCTGAATGCACTCGCCGGCAGCGGCAGGGCCAAGTACCGGCAACTCGCCCCGACCCTGAAGGCTATCGAGGAGCAGTACGGCGTCCCGGCCAGCATCGTGCTCGCCATCTGGGGGCGCGAAACCGGATTTGGCCGCGCGGCGCTGCCTTACGATGCGGTCACGGCGATCGCATCGCAGGCCTTCATGGGCCGGCGTGCCGACGAATTCCGTCCGCAATTGATCGGTGCGCTTCAGATCATCGAACTCGGTCATGCGACCCGTCAGATGATGAAGAGCTCCTGGGCCGGCGCGATGGGGCATGTTCAATTTCTACCGGGCGACTTCGAGGAACATGCCGTGGATTTCGACGGCGACGGGCGGCGTGACATCTGGGCGTCGGTTCCGGACGCCCTGGCCAGTGCCGGCAACGCGCTGCGAAGCCAGGGATGGGACGGGAACCAGCCCTGGGCCTACGAGGTGACGCTCCCCAAGAATTTCGACTGCACACTGCAGGGGCCGGATCAATCGCTGCCCATCAAGGAATGGATCGATCTCGGGGTCCGGCGCGTCAACGGCCGCGAATTCCCGCAAGACCGGCTCGGAGACTGGACCTTCCTCGTGCTCCCCGCCGGGATGAAGGGGCCGGCCTTCCTCGCCACGACCAATTTCTCGGTCCTGAAGCTCTACAACAACTCGGACGTCTACGCGATTTTCGTCGGACACGTGGCCGACATGATCGCCTACAACACGCCCGTCCAGTTTGTCGGCACATGGCAGCCGGTGGAGCGCTTCACCCGCGACCGCATTCTGAAGTTCCAGGAAGTGCTTGTTTCCCAAGGCCATGACGTCGGGAAGGTCGACGGGCTGGTCGGCTTCAAGACCCGGCAGACGATCGGCAAGGAGGAAAAGGCGCGGGGGCTGCCTCTGACCTGCTACCCGAGCCACGCGTTGATTAACCAGGTGCTAAAGTAGGGTCTGTCATTCTAGGCAAATGGGTAACGGCGGGTTTGCCACGGTTTTGCCCGCCCCATTTGTTATTTTCCCGGGATGAGATCCATGAACTGTCCTAAGATATTGATATCGTCTGCCTTTTCGGCTGGTCTGGCCTGCGTCTCCGTCGCGGCCATTCCAAGCGTGGCGTACGCGGACAAGTTTCAGACCTGCGTCAAGAGCTTCTGGCCCGCCGCGAAGCGTAGCGGCGTCAGCTGGGAGACGTTCGAGAGGGCGACCGCTGGCATCTCGCACGACCAAGAAGTGATCGAGTCCGCCAAGTACCAACCCGAATACAAGAAGCCGATGGGCGAGTACGTGGAACGTGCGATCTCACCGAAGCGGCT carries:
- the galU gene encoding UTP--glucose-1-phosphate uridylyltransferase GalU → MPARIRKAVFPVAGLGTRFLPATKAMPKEMLTVVDRPLIQHVVDEAREAGIEHLIFVTGRNKGAIEDHFDRQPELEETLAARGKTEALEILADCLPDAGEASFVRQQAPLGLGHAVWCAREIVGHEPFAVILPDVLVQAPGKGCLAQMLDVYNKHGGNILAVEPVPDDQTKNYGVVATGDAEGNVFPVTGMVEKPAPGTAPSNLTILGRYILQPEIFDLLSEQGAGSGGEIQLTDSMLKLLTTQPFYAVEYEGRAFDCGSKSGFLAANVAYALERPDLRDDVVVEIKKLL
- the galE gene encoding UDP-glucose 4-epimerase GalE encodes the protein MSVLVTGGAGYIGSHMVLELLAAGNDVIVLDDLSTGFRSAVPEAARFVEGNVGDMELVGQLLRDYPIDTIMHFAAWVVVPDSVVDPLGYYGNNTSNSRNLLACAVDAGVPHFVFSSSAAVYGEPEHSPVDEDAPLHPISPYGSSKLMTETMLADTARAHPLRYVALRYFNVAGADPQCRIGQSTPRATHLIKVACEAAMGVRPKIDVYGTDYPTPDGTCVRDYIHVSDLVRAHLDALRYLRAGGESVVLNCGYGRGFSVLDVVETVKRLSGVDFPVQMADRRPGDPPALVAGADRIHKVLGWEPQLNDLDAIVGHALAWERHLKDQGGPA
- a CDS encoding lytic transglycosylase domain-containing protein — its product is MAAAQLTRTCLAFALLFALALTSRPGAGVADPASDYKRAVETSFAQWLEGLWPEAEAAGVSRATFDKQLKGLKLDWSLPQLTPPDPAYPGGPALPASMKPKPKPQAEFGVPQNYFKASSLNALAGSGRAKYRQLAPTLKAIEEQYGVPASIVLAIWGRETGFGRAALPYDAVTAIASQAFMGRRADEFRPQLIGALQIIELGHATRQMMKSSWAGAMGHVQFLPGDFEEHAVDFDGDGRRDIWASVPDALASAGNALRSQGWDGNQPWAYEVTLPKNFDCTLQGPDQSLPIKEWIDLGVRRVNGREFPQDRLGDWTFLVLPAGMKGPAFLATTNFSVLKLYNNSDVYAIFVGHVADMIAYNTPVQFVGTWQPVERFTRDRILKFQEVLVSQGHDVGKVDGLVGFKTRQTIGKEEKARGLPLTCYPSHALINQVLK